The sequence tttttaattaactttaattatGTCAATTCTTTTGAcatttttatgataaatcaagtacgaaaatattattattattattattttattttctatgttacTTTCGTAAAGCCAAACTTAACATTAAAAGAGCATTATGTCCTTTGAATTATAGaacaatcattaaaaaaaaaccaattgaacaaatataagaaaaaaaatatattccttAACCAGTAATTCACATTAAATTATTGGATAAATAccactaaatagaaaaattttaataaaaaaaagatcttGTCTTCCATAAATTAGGagataacaataattttttttttttttttgtattgtgaAAGAATGAATCAATGGATGGGTACATATTTACTAGaagaattttttgaagaaaaaattaaaaaagaaaaaaagaaaaaattatcattcTCGTTATGGGCTTGGTAAGTAGGGTTTAAGAGGCTTAAGGGTCCATGGGCCTTTAGTGTGGGTTTGGGCCTAGTTTAGAAGAGTTTAAAAGAGTAAGGTCCATGGGCCTTAAGTATGGGTTTGAGGACAACTAACAAACAAAGGCCAACAGAAGTTCAAACCTCACAGGAATGGCAGTCCAACAGCCAGCATTGCCCTCTTTTTCACTCAGCTGTCAGTTTCAAATTCAGCTTACATTGAGGAAATTCAAGATTCTGAGCAATGCCCAAGAGACCCTTTTCCCCTAAGGTGATGGAATGGCAAAGCATGGGTTGGTTAGAGACCTCTATCTGCCTAATTCATCTCCATTTGCAAAGCTCTTGGACTCCTGCCTCCGTTCAAGGTCGGCCAGGGGCACTCGTCTGGTTCACGCCCGCATTCTCATGACTCAGTTTTCAATGGAAATCTTCATTCAGAACAGGTTGATTGATGTTTATGGGAAATGTGACTGTTTGGATGATGCCCGCAAGTTGTTTGATAGAATGCCCCAAAGGAACACTTTCACTTGGAATTCCCTTATAAGTGTGTTGACAAAATCGGGATTTCTTGATGAGGCAGCAAGGCTCTTTGGTTCAATGCCTGAGCCTGATCAGTGCTCGTGGAATTCGATGGTGTCGGGTTTCGCTCAACATGATCGATTCGAAGAATCTTTAGAATATTTTGTTAAGATGCATAGGGAGGACTTTTTGCTTAATGAGTACTCGTTTGGTAGTGCTCTGAGTGCCTGTGCAGGGTTGATGGATTTAAATATGGGTACCCAAGTCCATGCTTTGGTATCAAAATCTAGGTATTCAACCGATGTTTATATGGGGTCTGCCCTTATTGATATGTACTCTAAGTGTGGGAGTGTAGCTTGCGCTGAGGAAGTTTTTTCAGGAATGATCGAGCGGAACTTAGTCACATGGAATAGCTTGATTACCTGTTACGAGCAAAATGGTCCAGCAAGTGAAGCTCTAGAGGTATTTGTGAGGATGATGGACTCTGGACTAGAACCAGATGAGGTCACGCTAGCTAGCGTAGTCAGTGCCTGTGCAAGCTTGTGTGCACTCAAAGAAGGCCTGCAAATTCATGCCCGTGTCGTGAAAACTAACAAATTTAGGGATGATCTTGTTTTGGGCAATGCTTTGGTTGATATGTATGCAAAATGCAGTAAAGTTAATGAAGCCAGAAGGGTTTTTGATAGGATGCCTATTACGAATGTGGTGTCTGAAACCTCCATGGTAAGTGGGTATGCAAGGGCAGCAAGCGTAAAAGCTGCAAGATTTATGTTTTCGAAGATGACACAAAGGAATGTAGTATCTTGGAATGCACTTATTGCAGGTTATACACAGAATGGGGAGAATGAAGAGGCTCTCAGACTCTTCCGCCTCCTAAAGAGGGAATCCATTTGGCCAACCCATTATACCTTTGGGAATGTCCTTAGTGCTTGTGCCAATCTCGCTGATCTGCTGCTCGGTCGTCAGGCTCATACCCATGTCTTGAAGCAAGGTTTTGAGTTCCAGTCTGGAGCAGAGTCTGATATTTTTGTGGGAAACTCTCTCATAGACATGTACATGAAATGCGGTTCAATTGAAGATGGGAGCCGGGTgtttgagaaaatgaaggaaagagaTTGTGTTTCATGGAATGCCATAATAGTAGGGTATGCACAAAATGGTTATGGGGTAGAAGCTCTTCAAATTTTCAGAAAAATGTTGGTATGTGGAGAGAAACCCGACCATGTTACTATGATAGGAGTTCTATGTGCTTGTAGCCATGCAGGCTTGGTTGAAGAGGGCCGTCACTATTTCTTTTCAATGGAGGAGCATGGTTTAATACCACTGAAGGACCATTACACATGTATGGTCGATTTACTAGGACGAGCTGGTTGCCTCAATGAAGCAAAGAATTTAATTGAAGCAATGCCAATGAATCCTGATGCTGTCGTGTGGGGGTCTTTGCTTGCTGCTTGTAAAGTTCATGGCAACATCGAAATGGGGAAGCATGCAGCAGAGAAGCTTTTGGAGATTGATCCTTGGAACTCTGGACCTTATGTTCTTCTCTCAAACATGTATGCTGAGCTTGGAAGATGGGGAGATGTTGTAAGAGTAAGGAAACTTATGAGGCAACAGGGGGTCACTAAGCAGCCAGGTTGCAGTTGGATTGAAGTAGAGAGCCGAGTGCATGTTTTCCTGGTTAAAGATAAAAGCCATCCTCATAGGAAGCAAATCTATTCAGCTCTCAAAATGCTCACAGAGCAAATGAAGCGGGTTGGATATATCCCAGATGCCAATGATTTCGAGGCTTATGATGAGCAGAGCAAATCTGAATAAACCTCTTGTTACCACATGGAACTGCCAGTGGATGCTGCTGTGGGATGATTTACTCGAAACATCATTCTTCATGTGCTGTAGTCTTTTGGTGAAATTCTTATCgaaaattttctcttcattctttcaacaacaacaaaaagacaaacaaacaaacacacaaGCAATAACATCTACATTTTCTCCTTGTTCTTTTCCCTGTAGCATATacgttcttcttcttcttcttcttcttccatgaaGCTCGAACTCatctattaatataattttattttaataggagCGGATTCAATAATAGAAAATTCCTTTAAAAGAAAGGAGACAAAGTTTTAGATCCTGTTTAAtagctattttttaaaacaattttttgtttaattattttaagtttttctatttattttttaatgactattttaaaaaataattaaaattaaaaataaaatactgcatataaaatttatgtttaaaatatagaaaaagtgtCAAAAACATTTCATCcctttaaacatatttttgtttcacaaatcactagaaaataattttcaaaaactgttttaaaaaacactacCCATTAAAGCCTTACTTTTTATCAAGTTTGTTATTAATGGTAGATCCTGTAAGAGATTCAGACTAATGGGCCATAAGAGACTTGAATTCTCCTTGTTTTTGAAGGACTTTCAAATTGACTGTAGAATAAAATTTGGGCCCATTGGCTCAAGCCCAACCTGAGCCCACCGAAAATTTTAAACCTAAGCTTCGCTCGCATCTGGCCTGGTGAGTGGTGAGATCCCTGTAAGACTAGGTCGGCCTGATTTTTTTAGCCCGAGTCCAACTCGTGGCACGGCTGGAGCCCAATCCGACGATTCGATCCCCAAAAGATCTGAAAGCCTAACTTTACAATATTGttattaataaacttaattatGTTTCATAACCCTCCGTTTGATTCTtggaaaaattaaaggaaaatatgagggaaataaaatagaaaaaaaatattaaaaaaaacaacgaaagaaactaaaattatataaaaggaTTTCAagttactaaattttttttacatgctttttaaaaatatataaatttttaattaattttaattttattttattttattttcatagtttttatgattaattaaacatgataaaatcattttcttcatcatttttcccctttttttaatactttaaccaaatataacataaataaGAATGACAGAATGCAAAAacgataaaaaaatttaaatctaattttgataTAACGAGACTACCCAACAtcgtcaaatttattttaagataagtATGTATTTAATAACGCTTTTAGAATGactgaaaaaagaaattaaaaaaagaatatttttcattttctaatttggTTTCACGTTTTTAatgccaaaaaaagaaaaatccaattttattccAAACTCATGTATCCCATGTGAAACTGGGAGCATGGGGACAACAACATTAATAAGAAAGTGCGGAGGGAGGCCTCCCTTGTAtgaatgtttttgtttttgtttgtgatGTCTAAAATGCAAAGACCAACATCAAGACAATCTCAGAAAATTAGGGCTTACTTTTAGTGGAAAATCTTTGTCTACTTGCTAGTCTAACAAACTGAGGTAGACCTCATTTCCCTTTTAAATCctccttttgcattgtggggTACCCAATAATGTAATGTCATCAAAATGGTCCGTCCAAATAGTAAGGCCCCATCTAGTACACTTTTAtgaatgctttaaaaaatatttattttctcaattctatatataaaaggaaTGACTTGAAGCAAAACTTTTCCAAgcatgcactttttttttttatatatactatttgtttaataaaatcaatttgaatgtaacccaatccaatttttaacataaaacgTTACATTTTAcgttattttctaaatttgaattAAGTTTAGATTAATCTAGTCCAGTTATatgatttaaatttgaattgaattacatctgatgaaaatttttacttcaaaattattttgaaaacatctaaaattaatatcattatatatactaaatattatgataaaaataatactcTAGCATATCCTTGAGTccaattcaaattaaaattcgATTAAAAAACTTCATCTCGATTTCAACCTAATTATTGAAATGGATTGtttaaggtggtgtttattttttgtccaataaaaaaatatatatatttgatttttttattcagctaaaaataattgatggtatcaaccaatataattatAGTCaagttattattaattttaatttaattatttttattgatattaataaattatttttagatgaataaaaaatttaaatattattatttttttatttaataaaaaaaacaaacactaacttacattaaaaaaaaaaaaaaaaagaggaaatgaTGTATTCATCAAAGGACTCTTTAGACTTTACATGGTCAATATATTCCTTCAAATGTGTTGTTATCATTCACCTAATTACGAAGACAAAAATTCTTGTACAAAGACAGCTATTTTTAGGCTTCCAAGACCATATAAACATCCTCTTTGGTCTTTTTTTTGACTAAGAGAATCAAAACACAAAATTCAACCTCTCTATGAATTTGGGGCTCGTTTTTGCTGCCACACATCTTCAAAACGTGTGTACACGCCAACCCATGTTGAGTTGGTGATTGTTTGTAGCCCCTCAAAAGAACCTTCTCATCCAAACTTCAAATTCGGTGAGTCCATGCCTTCCTTTTgcattcaatattttaaattgttattttactaaatatcttttattttatatatagttaGCATTAAGGGTGCAACCATAATGGATTGATCTCCCTCAAATTCGAAtccaatataatatttttattaatttaaataattatttttaatactcggattgattttgaattaaactcgataatttaacatttttataatatatatatatatatattattttatatatagttaGAATTAAGGATGCAACCATAATGGATTGATCTCATTCAATTTCGAAtctaatatgatatttttattgatttaaataattatttttaatactcagATTGAGTTTGAATTAAACTcgataatttaatatttttataatatatatagtttttaataaaaaaatatcaaattatattatattatttaattttttattatttttagaaaaacatataaatttatttttagtttttttctattaCTATATTCAAAATCTGTCCTATTTACAATCCAAGTAACGAgtttaaattgataaatctaaACTTAGAGAAATGAGGATGGgttgaatttaagttaaatatttagatttaaatATCAAGTTGAATtgaagtattattttataattcgGGTTGAgttaaaattagtaattaaacCAATCAACTTGTACAAATTACAATTCTATTTAGGATACAATAATAGAATAATTCACCTTGGCTT is a genomic window of Vitis riparia cultivar Riparia Gloire de Montpellier isolate 1030 chromosome 1, EGFV_Vit.rip_1.0, whole genome shotgun sequence containing:
- the LOC117912235 gene encoding pentatricopeptide repeat-containing protein At2g13600-like, whose amino-acid sequence is MAKHGLVRDLYLPNSSPFAKLLDSCLRSRSARGTRLVHARILMTQFSMEIFIQNRLIDVYGKCDCLDDARKLFDRMPQRNTFTWNSLISVLTKSGFLDEAARLFGSMPEPDQCSWNSMVSGFAQHDRFEESLEYFVKMHREDFLLNEYSFGSALSACAGLMDLNMGTQVHALVSKSRYSTDVYMGSALIDMYSKCGSVACAEEVFSGMIERNLVTWNSLITCYEQNGPASEALEVFVRMMDSGLEPDEVTLASVVSACASLCALKEGLQIHARVVKTNKFRDDLVLGNALVDMYAKCSKVNEARRVFDRMPITNVVSETSMVSGYARAASVKAARFMFSKMTQRNVVSWNALIAGYTQNGENEEALRLFRLLKRESIWPTHYTFGNVLSACANLADLLLGRQAHTHVLKQGFEFQSGAESDIFVGNSLIDMYMKCGSIEDGSRVFEKMKERDCVSWNAIIVGYAQNGYGVEALQIFRKMLVCGEKPDHVTMIGVLCACSHAGLVEEGRHYFFSMEEHGLIPLKDHYTCMVDLLGRAGCLNEAKNLIEAMPMNPDAVVWGSLLAACKVHGNIEMGKHAAEKLLEIDPWNSGPYVLLSNMYAELGRWGDVVRVRKLMRQQGVTKQPGCSWIEVESRVHVFLVKDKSHPHRKQIYSALKMLTEQMKRVGYIPDANDFEAYDEQSKSE